In one window of Episyrphus balteatus chromosome 3, idEpiBalt1.1, whole genome shotgun sequence DNA:
- the LOC129913329 gene encoding putative odorant-binding protein A5: MKINILLIVALFSVASAAESEITKKMKEFKIIPDFIPSNVPELLKVTFDSGAALKMGNVILPSEAKNQPTVDWNADKNTYYTVMAIAPDAPSPDNPFLGPILTWMVGNIRGKDIDSGRVLAEYFTMSSHLRHFKSQSVEKFPVRVISVIANSTT, translated from the exons atgaaaataaatatattattgATTGTTGCGTTATTTTCCGTTGCTTCGGCAGCTGAATCTGAAATAACTAAGAAAatgaaagaatttaaaattatacCAGATTTTATTCCAAGCAATGTTCCAGAATTATTGAag gTAACTTTCGATAGTGGGGCAGCTCTTAAAATGGGAAATGTAATATTACCTTCTGAAGCAAAAAATCAACCTACAGTAGACTGGAATGCTGATAAAAATACTTATTATACTGTAATGGCTATTGCTCCTGATGCACCTTCACCAGATAATCCATTTCTAGGACCTATTTTAACATGGATGGTTGGCAATATTCGTGGTAAAGATATTGACTCAGGACGCGTTCTAGCTGAATATTTCACAATG tCCAGTCATTTAAGGCATTTTAAATCTCAATCTGTGGAAAAATTCCCAGTAC GTGTTATTTCAGTAATTGCCAATTCTACAACATAA
- the LOC129913330 gene encoding putative odorant-binding protein A5 has product MKKLILLIALIFTVASAAETEITKKMKEFEIIPNIVQSNVPELLKISFDSGASVNMGNEITPSQAKKQPKVEWKGDKNAYYTLVAFGPDAPTPDNPFISNIITWMVGNISTKDVGAEHILAEYFAAAPPRETKKQRLIFLMFKQPKKLQFDEKPINKYTVEGRLN; this is encoded by the exons atgaaaaagttgATATTATTGATTGCTCTGATATTTACAGTTGCTTCTGCAGCTGAAACTGAAATCACTAAGAAAATGAAAGAGTTTGAAATTATACCAAATATTGTTCAAAGCAATGTTCCAGAATTATTAAAg ATATCCTTTGATAGTGGGGCATCTGTTAACATGGGAAATGAAATAACACCTTCTCAAGCAAAAAAACAACCTAAAGTAGAATGGAAAGGTGATAAAAATGCTTACTACACTTTAGTGGCTTTTGGTCCTGATGCACCTACACCAGATAATCCATTTATAAGCAACATTATAACATGGATGGTTGGAAATATATCTACTAAAGATGTTGGTGCAGAACACATTCTAGCTGAATATTTTGCTGCTGCACCACCAAGAGAGACAAAAAAGCAAAGACTTATTTTCCTAATGTTCAAACAACCAAAGAAACttcaatttgatgaaaaaccaATTAATAAATATACTGTTGAAGGTCGATTAAACTAA
- the LOC129913337 gene encoding protein D2-like, with translation MNRIVVFLLVVTTSKVCLSQESESDITKALKEYKVIPDVINEDVPETLQVVFNSGAIVDKGNIILPSQAKDQPFVDWNADENAFYTIMCVDPDAPYPEDPFLGQLNTWTIGNIPGKNILAGDVLFEYIGSAPPKGADLNRYIFLLYKQLGRIEFDETYVSDTSIEGRAQFSANSFAEKYNLSLVAANFYRSEYDEYVDDLYRKLNCCFEYNKE, from the exons ATGAACAGAATTGTTGTCTTTCTCTTGGTAGTTACTACTTCCAAAGTATGCTTATCTCAAGAAAGTGAATCTGACATAACAAAGGCATTAAAAGAATATAAGGTTATACCCGATGTGATTAACGAAGATGTACCAGAGACATTACAG gtaGTTTTTAATAGCGGAGCAATTGTTGACAAAGGAAACATAATCTTACCCTCTCAAGCCAAAGATCAACCCTTTGTAGATTGGAATGCTGATGAAAATGCCTTCTATACAATTATGTGTGTTGATCCTGATGCACCTTATCCTGAAGATCCATTTTTAGGCCAACTAAATACATGGACAATTGGAAATATTCCTGGCAAAAATATTCTTGCAGGAGATGTTCTTTTCGAATATATAGGATCTGCACCACCAaaaggtgcagatttaaatcGATACATATTCCTGCTTTATAAACAATTGGGAAGGATTGAATTTGATGAAACATATGTTAGTGACACTTCGATTGAAGGACGAGCTCAATTTTCAGCAAATTCGTTTGCTGAGAAATATAATTTAAGTCTTGTAGCAGCAAATTTTTATCGTTCCGAGTATGATGAATATGTTGATGATCTTTATAGAAAATTAAACTGTTGTTTTGAAtataataaagaataa
- the LOC129913338 gene encoding phosphatidylethanolamine-binding protein 1-like has protein sequence MVGNISGNDIDSGDVFAEYFAVAPPRGKNLHRGIFLLFKQPKKLHFDEKPIDKYTVDGRASYPLKEFSEKYDLGGPVAGNFYLSKFDQHVMEVYEMLNCCFKYNEPEK, from the coding sequence ATGGTTGGAAATATTTCTGGTAATGATATTGATTCAGGTGATGTTTTTGCTGAATACTTTGCTGTTGCCCCACCAAGAGGAAAAAATTTACATCGAGGAATTTTCCTCTTGTTCAAACAACCTAAGAAACTTCATTTTGATGAGAAACCAATTGATAAGTATACTGTTGATGGACGAGCTAGTTATCCACTAAAGGAATTTTCCGAGAAATATGATTTGGGTGGACCTGTTGCTGGAAACTTTTATTTGTCTAAATTTGATCAACATGTGATGGAAGTTTATGAAATGCTGAATTGTTGTTTCAAATATAATGAAccagaaaaataa